tcatctataaatatcccTTTCCTATCCATTTTCATATTGAAACTAATATACTTCATTTCTATATTTTGACTCGTAACCAACTCCAAAAAATCTGATTAAAGAAATTTAGGCATGCAACACTTGATGTTTTAATttgtactagtagtattttcggtatttattttttgtaatttttttgatatttaaatttttgcattttccacaggtatttattttttatttgaattaatatagttttcaataaaaaaatttaataatttaaatgacTAAAAATCAAGCTGAAAATTGGGAGTGTTGAGGCAGATATAAGAAAAACTGATAGCATCTAATAAATGGGGTTGGGGCTATTTTTTTGGAATGTCCATACTTGCCGAGAAAATATTCCATGGTCTTGACACACCAAGTTGGCAACATGATTTGGTATGATCAATTAATAGTTTTTTGACAAGTGTTATCCATAACCATTTGTATTATGAAAACTAAATACACCTAATATATGGAAGATTTCATCAATTTATGagcctttatttcttttattaataGTGTAAGAACACTTACATTTGTTATGCAACGGAACAAATTTATATGcatcaaaaatttcaataacatatACAGTAAAATGTTAAAGATGGAAgaaaacatattttttaatgaatattaattaattaatatttcaagaAAACTAAATTGTagtcataataaattaatatactaaaatgacactttattttataaaaaatctatacaagtagtgataaaatgtgataatttgaacttttttagtatattgattagttaatcTTAGTTTTTAATAACATATACAAAGTTAATGAATAATATTAAAGGTAGGagataaattttgttttatttttactgaaaaataaatttaaatatgcatcaaaatatttaattaaagaaataaaagcaTAAAAATGCGAAAAGTAATTTAGATGCATTTAGTttcaatattatatataattacaCTTGTTAgctatttataaattaattctaatatttaatatttctatactataaaaaaattaaaaataagaaaataaaatttatgtgcaccaacaaattcaataaaagaaataaaaggcCAATAAATTAAGGAAATGTTCCATATATTAGGTGTATTTAGTTGCCATATTATACATTGTTATTAATTACACTTGCCAAAAAAACTATTAGTTGGTCACACCAAATCATATTGCCAACTTGCTGTGTCAAGACCAAGGAATATTTTCTCATAGTTGCCATGTTGTTAAAGTAgaagaaattaaatatatttttatataataataactcAATTATAAATGTGACAAACGGAATAtaattttggtaaaaaaaacaGAGTATACATCAAATTTTTATTACggcaaacactaggttcacaaGTTTATTATTGCAACATCACATGATATAATATGGAAATACAAAATTACAGTAGTTGTAATAAGCAAAGAATGGTAAATTTGTTGGGTTAAAAGCGCACAACATATATATGTATTGTTTGTCAATCTTAGTTATAGTTGGACCAGAATTGGGCCTGGAGGTAATCGATGATGTTCTTCTCAACTTGGAAAGCCTTGGCCAACACATCCGGGTTGATCTTTGGGTCCGACCCGAACACCGCATTGGCAACGGTGATGGTACCCGGATTCTGGCTCCCGAAGCTGGCAAATGCAACCGCGTTGGTCTTTCCGACGTTGAACTGGAAGTGAATGAGACCTTGTGGGAAGACGAACACATCTCCCGGGTGCAAGTACTTGGTGAAGAGCTTGTTCTTCTGGGTGGTGGGATCGGCCGGGTTGGAAGTGACGAACCCCACGTAGAGAGTGCCTTCCACCAAAAGGAAGGCTTCAGTAGCACGCGGATGGGTGTGGGGCGGGTTGATCCCGTTAGGGGCGAAGTCGAGGCGAGCCATGGAAACGCCGAGAGTGTTGAGGCCTTCGAGCTGGTTGACGTTGACCGGTGTC
This sequence is a window from Salvia splendens isolate huo1 chromosome 14, SspV2, whole genome shotgun sequence. Protein-coding genes within it:
- the LOC121763932 gene encoding putative germin-like protein 2-1 — its product is MKMSFGLCSIFLVFWLASIAYASDPSQLQDFCVAVPDAKNAVFVNGKFCKNPNMVVSDDFLFQGLNKAGNTSNNLGSVVTPVNVNQLEGLNTLGVSMARLDFAPNGINPPHTHPRATEAFLLVEGTLYVGFVTSNPADPTTQKNKLFTKYLHPGDVFVFPQGLIHFQFNVGKTNAVAFASFGSQNPGTITVANAVFGSDPKINPDVLAKAFQVEKNIIDYLQAQFWSNYN